A window of the Cannabis sativa cultivar Pink pepper isolate KNU-18-1 chromosome X, ASM2916894v1, whole genome shotgun sequence genome harbors these coding sequences:
- the LOC115715579 gene encoding beta carbonic anhydrase 5, chloroplastic isoform X2: MVLPILCSKARWISPSLAALLPSSVCRDPFHVLTSNSLGLPRKRSDSDSRIEQTNLVQVSSVKNSIMRLEVSSSAKFIVKNVPKPKNEVEVFDDIKQRFLSFKKRVYMQKLEHYRRLAEVQVPKFMVIACADSRVCPSNILGFQPGEAFMIRNVANLVPPLENGPSETNAALEFAVNTLEVENILVIGHSRCGGIETLMSMQDELNSSFIHKWITKAKFAKFKTKSVAQSHSFDEQCRHCEKHVHISQD; this comes from the exons atggtctTGCCAATCCTCT GCTCAAAAGCTCGGTGGATCAGTCCATCTTTGGCCGCTCTACTACCTTCATCAGTTTGTAGAGACCCTTTTCACGTGTTGACAAGTAACTCTCTGGGTCTTCCCAGAAAACGCTCCGATTCAGACTCA aGGATCGAGCAAACAAATTTAGTACAAGTATCTTCTGTCAa GAACTCAATTATGAGGCTGGAGGTTTCAAGTAGTGCAAAGTTTATAGTGAAAAATGTACCAAAACCTAAGAATGAAGTGGAGGTGTTTGATGATATTAAACAGAGGTTTCTGAGTTTTAAGAAGCGTGTATATAT GCAAAAATTGGAGCATTATCGTAGACTTGCTGAAGTACAAGTGCCTAAG TTCATGGTGATTGCTTGTGCAGACTCAAGGGTATGCCCTTCCAACATTCTTGGATTTCAACCTGGAGAAGCCTTCATGATTCGAAATGTGGCAAATCTTGTTCCTCCACTTGAG AATGGACCATCAGAAACTAATGCCGCCCTTGAGTTTGCAGTAAACACTTTAGAA GTTGAAAATATATTAGTCATTGGGCATAGTAGATGTGGAGGAATTGAAACCCTCATGAGTATGCAAGATGAGTTAAATTCAAG CTTTATCCACAAATGGATTACCAAAGCGAAATTTGCCAAGTTTAAAACGAAAAGTGTTGCTCAGAGCCATAGTTTTGATGAGCAATGCAGGCATTGTGAGAAG CATGTCCACATAAGTCAAGATTGA
- the LOC115715579 gene encoding beta carbonic anhydrase 5, chloroplastic isoform X3, protein MRLEVSSSAKFIVKNVPKPKNEVEVFDDIKQRFLSFKKRVYMQKLEHYRRLAEVQVPKFMVIACADSRVCPSNILGFQPGEAFMIRNVANLVPPLENGPSETNAALEFAVNTLEVENILVIGHSRCGGIETLMSMQDELNSSFIHKWITKAKFAKFKTKSVAQSHSFDEQCRHCEKESVNRSLLNLLTYPWIEDRVKNNLLSIHGGYYNFLNCTFEKWILDVNIDCNTDGAKYLFKDHEIWS, encoded by the exons ATGAGGCTGGAGGTTTCAAGTAGTGCAAAGTTTATAGTGAAAAATGTACCAAAACCTAAGAATGAAGTGGAGGTGTTTGATGATATTAAACAGAGGTTTCTGAGTTTTAAGAAGCGTGTATATAT GCAAAAATTGGAGCATTATCGTAGACTTGCTGAAGTACAAGTGCCTAAG TTCATGGTGATTGCTTGTGCAGACTCAAGGGTATGCCCTTCCAACATTCTTGGATTTCAACCTGGAGAAGCCTTCATGATTCGAAATGTGGCAAATCTTGTTCCTCCACTTGAG AATGGACCATCAGAAACTAATGCCGCCCTTGAGTTTGCAGTAAACACTTTAGAA GTTGAAAATATATTAGTCATTGGGCATAGTAGATGTGGAGGAATTGAAACCCTCATGAGTATGCAAGATGAGTTAAATTCAAG CTTTATCCACAAATGGATTACCAAAGCGAAATTTGCCAAGTTTAAAACGAAAAGTGTTGCTCAGAGCCATAGTTTTGATGAGCAATGCAGGCATTGTGAGAAG gAGTCTGTCAACCGTTCATTGTTGAATTTGCTTACTTACCCTTGGATAGAAGACCGGGTAAAGAATAACCTCCTTTCAATCCATGGAGGGtattataatttcttaaatTGTACGTTTGAGAAATGGATTCTTGATGTCAATATTGATTGCAACACTGATGGGGCTAAATATCTGTTCAAAGACCATGAAATTTGGTCATGA
- the LOC115715579 gene encoding beta carbonic anhydrase 5, chloroplastic isoform X1 encodes MVLPILCSKARWISPSLAALLPSSVCRDPFHVLTSNSLGLPRKRSDSDSRIEQTNLVQVSSVKNSIMRLEVSSSAKFIVKNVPKPKNEVEVFDDIKQRFLSFKKRVYMQKLEHYRRLAEVQVPKFMVIACADSRVCPSNILGFQPGEAFMIRNVANLVPPLENGPSETNAALEFAVNTLEVENILVIGHSRCGGIETLMSMQDELNSSFIHKWITKAKFAKFKTKSVAQSHSFDEQCRHCEKESVNRSLLNLLTYPWIEDRVKNNLLSIHGGYYNFLNCTFEKWILDVNIDCNTDGAKYLFKDHEIWS; translated from the exons atggtctTGCCAATCCTCT GCTCAAAAGCTCGGTGGATCAGTCCATCTTTGGCCGCTCTACTACCTTCATCAGTTTGTAGAGACCCTTTTCACGTGTTGACAAGTAACTCTCTGGGTCTTCCCAGAAAACGCTCCGATTCAGACTCA aGGATCGAGCAAACAAATTTAGTACAAGTATCTTCTGTCAa GAACTCAATTATGAGGCTGGAGGTTTCAAGTAGTGCAAAGTTTATAGTGAAAAATGTACCAAAACCTAAGAATGAAGTGGAGGTGTTTGATGATATTAAACAGAGGTTTCTGAGTTTTAAGAAGCGTGTATATAT GCAAAAATTGGAGCATTATCGTAGACTTGCTGAAGTACAAGTGCCTAAG TTCATGGTGATTGCTTGTGCAGACTCAAGGGTATGCCCTTCCAACATTCTTGGATTTCAACCTGGAGAAGCCTTCATGATTCGAAATGTGGCAAATCTTGTTCCTCCACTTGAG AATGGACCATCAGAAACTAATGCCGCCCTTGAGTTTGCAGTAAACACTTTAGAA GTTGAAAATATATTAGTCATTGGGCATAGTAGATGTGGAGGAATTGAAACCCTCATGAGTATGCAAGATGAGTTAAATTCAAG CTTTATCCACAAATGGATTACCAAAGCGAAATTTGCCAAGTTTAAAACGAAAAGTGTTGCTCAGAGCCATAGTTTTGATGAGCAATGCAGGCATTGTGAGAAG gAGTCTGTCAACCGTTCATTGTTGAATTTGCTTACTTACCCTTGGATAGAAGACCGGGTAAAGAATAACCTCCTTTCAATCCATGGAGGGtattataatttcttaaatTGTACGTTTGAGAAATGGATTCTTGATGTCAATATTGATTGCAACACTGATGGGGCTAAATATCTGTTCAAAGACCATGAAATTTGGTCATGA